The genomic stretch AGCCACATGCAGCTCTGCATTGATGATCGCAATCGGCTCTGCAACAGCAGAGGCAAGCACACTGGCAGCACACACAGCCATCGCGGCGGAGAGTTTCAGAAAATTTTTCATTGGCCTGCTCCTCCAGTTGTACCGTTGGCCTGTTGCCCGATTTCAAAGTCCATGCGAGGGCTCAGGGCCGGATCGTTTGCATCAAACATCAAGGCACCATCAATGAAGACTTTCTCGGCCTTGGTATAGACAGAGAACGGATCACCATCCCAAAGGACGAGGTCCGCCATTTTGCCCGTTTCGATTGTGCCGGTCTGGTCGAGTACACCAATGGCTTTTGCCGGATTGGCGGTGATCCATTTGATCGCCTCTTCCGGTGGAATGTCGATGCCAATACGTGCGCCATCTGCGACCGCTTTGGCGACCTCCTGATTGAGACGCTGAATACCGATCCCTGAATCCGAGTGCATGATGACACATGAATCGGGCTGGTTATGGATCAGTGCTGCATTTTCGCGCACACCATCATAGGCTTCGAGCTTGAACCCCCACCAATCCGCCCAGACAGACGCACAGATGCCATTTTCAGCCAGATAATCAGCGGCTTTATAGCCCTCGACCACATGATGGAAGGCGGTAACCTTGTAGCCAAATTCTTCGGCCATATCGATCACCTGTACCATTTCATCAACGCGGTAGCAGTGCATATTGACGAGAATGTCGCCATTGAGGGCGGCTGCAAGGGTCTCGTTTTTCAGATCGCGACCGGGTGCTTCGGCTTCTTCACCGTTTTCCGCCTTCTCGAGGTAATCATCCCATTTCTTCTTGTACTCGGCCGCGTCAATCCAGGCAGAACGATAGCCGGCAAAATTTGCCATCCGTGTTGCCGGGCCGCCCCGGTCTCCGTAGACCCGCTTCGGATTTTCACCACAGGCCATTTTCAACCCGTGCGGCGCATCAGGAAATTTCATCCCCTGAACAGTGCGTGACGGCACGTTTTTCAGCACTACAGTGCGACCGCCAAATAGATTTGCCGAGCCCGGCAAAACCATGAGTGAGGTAACGCCGCCGGCAAGTGCGCGCGTAAATCCGGGATCCTGTGGCCAGACCGAATGTTCCGCCCAGACATTGGCCGTGTTTGGCGAAACCGCTTCATTACCATCAGATGTCGAGGAAAAACCGGGCGATGGATAAACACCCAGATGGGAGTGATTATCAATGATGCCAGGTGTCAGGAATTTGCCTGTCCCGTCAATTCTGAGGATGTCGCCGCGCGGTGCTTCTATGTCGCCGGCAGCGCCAAAGGATTCGATCTTGCCGTCACGGAAGAAGATATCACCATCTTCGATTTTATCTCCAGTGCCAGTGAGGATTGTCACACCCGTGATAAGCGTAGGTGCCGAGAGGTATGGCTCATAGGTTGACGGGAAAGGGTTCGTCAGCATGGACTGAACTTCAGCGGCCTCTCCGTCAGGTTTTTTTTCACCACCACCACCGCACGCGGTCAGAGCAAGTGCAGCACCTGCACAAAGCAGGTATTTTGCCAGAGAGTATCTTGTCGCAGCCATAAATCTTCCTGTCCGAGTATCAATTCTTCGTGCCGACCATAACGCCGACGAGAAGACTTGCAACATATCACAACCACAAGGGGAGGCACGCAAGTTTTTCAGCTGGCCGGATTTCGCGGTTTTTTGGGTCCAGCTTCAGGCAAAATTGAAGACTTTTGTCGGCTTCAACTTCAGGCCATCAAGTGCACAGATCGCAACCGGATCATCATGGCAACTGGCAAAGACAACCGGGATGAAGCCTGACTGCTCGCCTCTGATGCCTTTGGCAACAGGCGGGGCGACGACAACGGCCTGTCCTCGTCGCAAGCGATCTGCATCACCGCCGCTGACAGCTGTTGCGGGTAACGCCGTCATGGCAGAACCGAGACCAACCAGCTCGGCATCAAGGCTGTCACGGTCCAGGGTTTCCCGATCAAGCTCGCGCGATACGGGCTGCCCGAGCAATTCCTCGAAGGTAATACTCATATCCTCGGTAAACGGGCCGACAGCCGTGCGCCGCAACGTGGCAACATGCCCCTGCGTACCGAGGGCATGGGCAATATCCCGCACCAGCGCCCGAATATAGGCGCCTTTGCCGGTTATTGCCTCAAGCACGGTGTGATCCTGGTCCGGACACTCGACCAGTCGCAGCGAATTGATCGTGATGGTGCGCGCCTGCAACTCCGGCATCTCCCCATCTCTGGCAAGGTCGTAGGCACGCTCGCCGTCTACCTTGATGGCCGAAAAAACGGGCGGCACCTGCTCGATGTCACCGGTAAAATCCGGCAGGATGTGTTCTATTTCTGCGGCACGCGGACGCTTGGGGCTGGTCGCGATTACTTCGCCTTCCCGGTCATCTGTTGACGTTGATTCGCCCCATCGCGCTGTAAAACGATAGGTTTTCAATCCATCTTGCACAAAAGGCACTGTCTTTGTCGCCTCCCCAAAGGCGATGGGCAGGATACCCGTCGCCAGCGGGTCCAGCGTGCCCGCATGTCCGGCTTTTCTGGCATTATAGAGCCAGCGGAGCTTGGAAACGGCTTCCGTTGAGCCAAAATCGTATGGTTTATCAAGAATGAGCCAGCCGTGTACATCACGGCCGGACTTGCGGCGTCTGCCCATATATCACCTCAGAACGTAAAAGGGCACCACCGGTTCGGACGATGGTGCCCATTTGAATTTCGAGGTTCAACCATCACAGAGCGTGATGGTCAAGAGTCGCCTTAAAGCCGGTGTTCAGCTTTGTGATTTGCGTGCAGACGCCAGCTGGTCGGCGTCGTAGCCGTAATCAAGCAGCAGGCGATCAAGATCATGGTCACGCTCGTGAATACGGGCCAGCAAAACCTTGTTGAACATTGGCGGGATCGGGAACCAGTCGCTTTCAGCGTTTTCTGACTTCCAGCGCATCAGAAGCATGGGGGCTTTTTCGCTCAGGCCATAGGACTGTGAATTATAGACTGCGTAGCCAACCTCAAAACCCTGGTCTTCAAAGCCAGGGAACAGGCGCATATTGTCGATCTGTGCAGCTGAAGCTGTGGTTGTGGCGGCAGAAGGCCGCTCGGCCTCGTCACCTTTGGCCTCAGTCTTCACATCAGCCGCTGGTGCTTTCTCAACAGCCGCAGACGCTTCTGCCGGTGCTTCCGCAGCAGCTTTTTTTACTGGCTCAGCTTTTTTGATCACTTTCGTGGTCTCGGAAATTTCGTCAGACGTTTTCGCCCGTGACCGCAATGTCGGCACGATTGCCGCATCCAGTTCCTGTTTCAAGGCTGACGTCGGATCCGCCGGTGTTGCCCGGAAATCGCGAGTCGTGATTTTTTTCTTTGACTGAAAGAACTTCATAGCACCCCATCCACTCTATAAATTCTGAATTTCTCCAAGGAATCCAATTACGGAATCAAGACTAGCACAGGCGAATGAAATTTCCAGCCCATTTGTGCGACAAGGCTGTAATGTCTGGCTGTGGTTACCCAGTGGCAACAGACGCCTTTCAGGTCACATGCCTGGCCCTAATTATCCAGATCCCGGCGCACATCATCTCTGGACAACAAAGCGTCAATTTTCTCTGCAGTTTCAAAGCTGTTATCGACTTTGAAGATGAGTTCAGGGGTGAATTTCATTTCGATCTGGCGCCCCAGAATGCCGCGAAACTTCGGCGCAAGCCGGTTCAATGCGGCAACGCCCGGGGAGATATTGCCGCCACCGAGCAACGTGCAAAATACGGTGGCCTGCCGCAAATCCGGAGAGCAGCGCACTTCCGTGATCGTTACCGATTCGCCCTTTAACTCGGGCGCTTCCAGCTCTTCGCGCTGAAGAATGTCGACCAGTGTATGACGCACCAGTTCACCAGCGCGCAACTGGCGCTGTGACGGACCTTTTGAAGATGAAAATCTTTTTGCCATGTCGCTCACTTAAGACCGCACTGAACAGAGTGCAACTCACGCGCCGCCTTATAGATGAATGCCACATTCTGTTTTGGCCTGCCCGCGCCAGCGTCCGGCCCGGGCGTCCTCATCATCCGCCACGGGATACGTGCACGGCCAGCAGCCAATGGAGGGAAAGCCATGCGCGACCAGCGGATGCTGCGGCAGATCATGCTCAGTCATATAAGCCGCAACATCTTCCGGCGACCAGCGCGCCAGCGGATTGACCTTGATATGGGTGGCCGCCTCTTCAAAAAACGGCAGGCGCAGTCTCGCGCCGCCCTGAAACTGCTTTCGCCCGGTTATCCAGGCGTCGTACCCTGCGAGCTCGTGTCGCAGGGGGTGCACCTTGCGCATGTTACAACAGGCATTTGTATCACGCCGCCAGAGGCCGCCGTCAGGGTCAGCCTGTTCGAGGGCAGATTGTGTCGGCTTGACCTCTATATTGTTTGTGAGGCCAAGTCGATTTATCAGCTTCCTCCGATAACTGATTGTCTGGGCAAAATGCTTTCCTGTTTCCAGAAAGATCACCGGCACATCATCTCTGATTTGCGCTGCCAGATGTAACAATACGACAGACTCTGCACCAAAAGAGGAGACAAGCGCAATGTCACCGACAACATTGTCAATCAGAACTGCCCGCAGAACATCTTCGGCCGATGCATCACGGTACGCAGCCGTAAGTTCAGGCACAGAAGATGCAAGACCATCATGCCGGTCAAGATTGTCATATGGTTTCAACTGAAGGACAGTCGCTGACATGGTCCGTCTCCGTGGTTATCAGGCAAAACGGCGCACAGGTTCAACTTGCACAGCATGACGACGCATCCAGATTGGTTGGGCGGCATCCGCTGCCGACTGATAAAAGTCAGAAAACTCAGACAGCGCCGCATTCAGGCCATCCACATCAGTTTCTGTTGGTACGTCGAAAGACGTGAAACCACAGCGCAGCATATAAAGTATCTGATCACGGACAATATCGCCTGTCGCGCGCAAGTCGCCCGTAAAACCGATTTGTTCCCGCAACTGGCGTCCTTGCGTATAGGCGCGGCCATCCTTGAAGGTTGGAAACCTGAGCTCAATAATATCGGCCATCAAGAGCGTTTCAGCATCCAGAAGCTGATCATTCGGCACCGCCATCGTCACCAGACTGGCATCATCACCAGCAACAATCTCAAGCCTGTTATCTTTCAGTTTAAGCAACATAAAGTGCCTCCTTGAACGGCTCACTGCCGAGCCGTTTATATGTATCCACAAATCTTTCTTCTGACTGTCTGGCTTTGAGGTAATAACCGACCA from Parvularcula sp. IMCC14364 encodes the following:
- a CDS encoding amidohydrolase, which gives rise to MAATRYSLAKYLLCAGAALALTACGGGGEKKPDGEAAEVQSMLTNPFPSTYEPYLSAPTLITGVTILTGTGDKIEDGDIFFRDGKIESFGAAGDIEAPRGDILRIDGTGKFLTPGIIDNHSHLGVYPSPGFSSTSDGNEAVSPNTANVWAEHSVWPQDPGFTRALAGGVTSLMVLPGSANLFGGRTVVLKNVPSRTVQGMKFPDAPHGLKMACGENPKRVYGDRGGPATRMANFAGYRSAWIDAAEYKKKWDDYLEKAENGEEAEAPGRDLKNETLAAALNGDILVNMHCYRVDEMVQVIDMAEEFGYKVTAFHHVVEGYKAADYLAENGICASVWADWWGFKLEAYDGVRENAALIHNQPDSCVIMHSDSGIGIQRLNQEVAKAVADGARIGIDIPPEEAIKWITANPAKAIGVLDQTGTIETGKMADLVLWDGDPFSVYTKAEKVFIDGALMFDANDPALSPRMDFEIGQQANGTTGGAGQ
- the truB gene encoding tRNA pseudouridine(55) synthase TruB; this encodes MGRRRKSGRDVHGWLILDKPYDFGSTEAVSKLRWLYNARKAGHAGTLDPLATGILPIAFGEATKTVPFVQDGLKTYRFTARWGESTSTDDREGEVIATSPKRPRAAEIEHILPDFTGDIEQVPPVFSAIKVDGERAYDLARDGEMPELQARTITINSLRLVECPDQDHTVLEAITGKGAYIRALVRDIAHALGTQGHVATLRRTAVGPFTEDMSITFEELLGQPVSRELDRETLDRDSLDAELVGLGSAMTALPATAVSGGDADRLRRGQAVVVAPPVAKGIRGEQSGFIPVVFASCHDDPVAICALDGLKLKPTKVFNFA
- the rbfA gene encoding 30S ribosome-binding factor RbfA translates to MAKRFSSSKGPSQRQLRAGELVRHTLVDILQREELEAPELKGESVTITEVRCSPDLRQATVFCTLLGGGNISPGVAALNRLAPKFRGILGRQIEMKFTPELIFKVDNSFETAEKIDALLSRDDVRRDLDN
- a CDS encoding phosphoadenylyl-sulfate reductase, producing the protein MSATVLQLKPYDNLDRHDGLASSVPELTAAYRDASAEDVLRAVLIDNVVGDIALVSSFGAESVVLLHLAAQIRDDVPVIFLETGKHFAQTISYRRKLINRLGLTNNIEVKPTQSALEQADPDGGLWRRDTNACCNMRKVHPLRHELAGYDAWITGRKQFQGGARLRLPFFEEAATHIKVNPLARWSPEDVAAYMTEHDLPQHPLVAHGFPSIGCWPCTYPVADDEDARAGRWRGQAKTECGIHL
- a CDS encoding DUF934 domain-containing protein, yielding MLLKLKDNRLEIVAGDDASLVTMAVPNDQLLDAETLLMADIIELRFPTFKDGRAYTQGRQLREQIGFTGDLRATGDIVRDQILYMLRCGFTSFDVPTETDVDGLNAALSEFSDFYQSAADAAQPIWMRRHAVQVEPVRRFA